A single window of Salvia splendens isolate huo1 chromosome 6, SspV2, whole genome shotgun sequence DNA harbors:
- the LOC121806715 gene encoding probable glycosyltransferase At5g03795: MTLPSLRNMLRSPHRKWWNTYFLIISLLFITSSTISSLRPQIPPLIPPPNNTPDYSPPTLTTPYHNWEIFNADYQQMLNKLKIYVYPDAFSSNKSNSSPTAAVFLPNPDPFNPKTGNYYSEHAFKLALLRSSLVTDHPGEADFFFMPFSVNVMRYHPLVRSESAISDFVASYVSRISSDSGHGNASGGTDHFSCCHSVGRDAASKHWELHNNAIQITCSSSYFQRLYTPHKDVALPQVWPRPDIEAPDLPHRRTELVFFAGRAQNSAARLEVLRLWGNDSSFRIFAGHSSMPYEEGFRRSRYCLHIKGYEVNTARVVDAIHYGCVPVLISNYYDLPFANILDWTKFSIILNQHDIPQLKNIITSVPEETYLDLYRNLCVVRKHFRWSAVPQSYDTFHMTAYQLWLRRGLHRVTSSILCVRTM; the protein is encoded by the exons atgactCTGCCGTCTCTGCGCAACATGTTAAGATCTCCACATCGAAAATGGTGGAACACATACTTCTTGATAATCTCACTCCTCTTCATCACATCCTCCACCATTTCATCCCTCCGCCCTCAAATCCCCCCACTCATTCCGCCGCCCAACAACACTCCTGACTACTCACCCCCAACACTCACCACTCCTTACCACAATTGGGAAATCTTCAACGCTGATTACCAACAGATGCTAAACAAACTAAAGATCTATGTCTATCCCGATGCCTTTTCAAGCAACAAATCTAATTCTTCCCCCACCGCCGCCGTATTCCTCCCCAACCCCGACCCCTTCAACCCCAAAACCGGCAACTACTACAGCGAGCACGCGTTCAAGCTCGCCCTGCTGCGGAGCTCCCTCGTCACGGATCATCCCGGCGAGGCGGACTTCTTCTTCATGCCGTTCTCCGTCAACGTGATGCGGTATCACCCCCTCGTCCGCTCGGAGTCGGCCATCTCCGACTTCGTGGCGAGCTACGTGTCCAGAATCAGCTCGGATTCTGGGCACGGGAACGCCTCCGGAGGCACGGACCACTTTTCGTGCTGCCACTCAGTCGGCCGTGATGCCGCATCCAAGCACTGGGAACTCCACAACAATGCCATTCAGATTACTTGTTCATCTAGCTACTTTCAGAGGCTATACACACCCCACAAAGATGTAGCATTGCCTCAAGTCTGGCCTCGGCCTGATATCGAAGCTCCCGACCTTCCTCATCGGAG GACTGAGCTCGTCTTCTTCGCGGGTAGAGCTCAGAACTCTGCCGCTCGGCTAGAGGTGCTGCGCCTCTGGGGGAACGACTCCTCGTTCCGTATATTTGCGGGGCATTCATCGATGCCGTATGAGGAAGGTTTCAGGAGAAGCAGATACTGCCTCCACATCAAAGGGTACGAGGTGAACACAGCCAGAGTTGTGGATGCTATCCACTACGGCTGTGTACCTGTTCTCATATCTAACTACTATGATCTCCCATTTGCTAATATTCTGGATTGGACCAAGTTCTCGATCATACTCAACCAACACGACATTCCTCAGTTGAAAAACATCATAACATCAGTGCCAGAGGAGACGTACCTCGACCTCTATCGCAACTTGTGTGTGGTTAGGAAGCACTTCAGGTGGTCTGCTGTGCCTCAAAGTTACGACACATTCCATATGACTGCGTACCAGCTCTGGCTGAGACGAGGCTTGCACCGTGTCACTTCATCAATTCTCTGTGTAAGAACCATGTAA
- the LOC121806716 gene encoding uncharacterized protein LOC121806716 gives MALNPQLFYNGMPVPFINEMFVLGRDGVEFEIDKIPGTQGGTVKSKGTIYLSNIRIVFVAKKPVGHLFAFDMPLLHVHGEKFHQPIFHCNNISGQVEPVVPDTEHMALYSTHSFKIPFKDGGCGTFVPLFFNLIGSVRQYNQHLAAQPRVDPLLAAQTPVDEMMRHAYVDPSDPTKIFLQQPNAESQLRRRTYQSDSSEKPIELMK, from the exons ATGGCTCTAAATCCTCAACTTTTCTACAATGGAATGCCGGTGCCATTCATCAACGAGATGTTCGTCCTGGGTAGAGACGGCGTCGAATTTGAGATCGACAAGATCCCCGG CACTCAAGGTGGGACAGTGAAATCAAAGGGAACTATCTACTTGTCAAACATCCGCATAGTGTTTGTTGCAAAGAAACCTGTTGGCCATCTTTTTGCATTTGATATGCCCCTG CTTCATGTTCATGGTGAGAAATTCCACCAGCCAATTTTCCACTGCAACAACATTTCTGGTCAAGTGGAACCT GTTGTGCCCGATACTGAGCATATGGCTCTTTACTCGACTCATTCTTTCAAGATTCCGTTCAAGGACGGCGGCTGTGGAACATTCGTCCCACTCTTCTTCAACTTGATCGGTTCTGTCAGACAATATAACCAGCATCTTGCAGCACAGCCTCGAGTGGATCCTCTCCTAGCAGCCCAAACTCCTGTAGACGAGATGATGAGACACGC ATACGTTGATCCTAGTGACCCCACTAAAATTTTCCTGCAGCAGCCAAATGCAGAGTCTCAGTTGAGGCGCCGCACTTACCAGTCAGATAGTAGTGAAAAGCCAAT AGAATTGATGAAGTGA
- the LOC121806641 gene encoding UPF0481 protein At3g47200-like: MRDINIATHNKTLLAHIMADDEQPQPKMQWVVNINKDLENLPNTSAESAHWSKRSIYRIPASVTDVNTRAYKPQIVSFGPYHHGSVHLRAMEEHKRRALLHFLKRSGRPLQTYVDALFPVAQDLKDAYDQLGAEWHDDTAKFLELMIVDGCFMLEILRVACATDAGGSGAHQLPPPPPSGIQHASQPGPRAPAPVRGQQAVEPPAVVKDYAENDPIFSKHGKLYIVPYLKRDMLMLENQLPMMVLEKLVAVQNDKSLKDSKDLTKRILKFFQQNINHANLHEFNHCLHILDIYRRSLLLEEPRAKKQKARAAAPAHQGGDDIIRSATELNEAGIRIKRSKSRSLKDISFRGGVLRLPLIVVDDALESLYLNLIAFERFHVGAGNDLTSYIFFMDNIIDSAMDVSLLHSCGIIQNALGSDKAVAKLFNSLSKDITLDPESSLEQVHKQVSEYCQKPWHQWRANLMHTYFTNPWAILSVIAAIFLFALTIVQTIYGVLSYINPPA; the protein is encoded by the exons atgagaGACATAAATATCGCGACACACAACAAGACACTGCTCGCACACATAATGGCCGACGACGAACAACCCCAGCCAAAAATGCAATGGGTAGTCAACATCAACAAGGATCTCGAAAATCTCCCCAACACCTCGGCCGAGTCGGCCCACTGGAGCAAGCGGTCCATCTACCGGATCCCGGCCTCGGTGACCGACGTCAACACCCGGGCCTACAAGCCCCAGATCGTCTCCTTCGGCCCTTACCACCACGGGAGCGTCCACCTGAGGGCAATGGAGGAGCACAAGCGGCGCGCGCTCCTCCATTTCCTCAAGCGCTCCGGTAGGCCCCTCCAAACCTACGTGGACGCCCTGTTCCCCGTGGCCCAGGACCTTAAGGACGCCTACGACCAGCTCGGGGCCGAGTGGCACGACGACACGGCCAAGTTCCTCGAGCTCATGATCGTGGATGGGTGCTTCATGTTGGAGATACTCCGTGTCGCGTGCGCCACGGACGCTGGGGGCTCGGGTGCTCACCAGCTCCCGCCCCCGCCCCCGTCCGGCATCCAACACGCGTCCCAGCCGGGGCCCAGGGCCCCAGCCCCGGTCCGCGGCCAGCAGGCGGTCGAGCCACCGGCCGTGGTTAAAGACTACGCGGAAAACGATCCGATCTTCAGCAAACACGGAAAACTCTACATTGTGCCTTATCTAAAGCGGGATATGCTGATGCTCGAGAACCAGCTACCGATGATGGTTCTTGAGAAGTTGGTTGCCGTGCAGAATGACAAGTCGCTCAAG GACAGCAAGGATCTGACCAAACGCATCCTAAAATTCTTCCAACAAAACATCAATCACGCCAACCTCCACGAGTTCAACCACTGCCTCCACATCCTTGACATATACCGCAGGAGCCTTCTTCTCGAGGAGCCTCGCGCCAAGAAGCAGAAGGCGAGGGCCGCGGCCCCCGCCCACCAGGGCGGTGACGACATCATCCGCTCGGCCACGGAGCTGAACGAAGCCGGGATCCGCATCAAGCGGAGCAAGTCCCGGAGCCTCAAGGACATCTCGTTCCGTGGCGGGGTGCTGAGGCTCCCCCTGATCGTCGTGGACGACGCGCTCGAGTCCCTCTACCTCAACCTCATCGCGTTCGAGCGCTTCCACGTCGGAGCGGGCAACGACCTCACCTCGTATATTTTTTTCATGGACAACATCATCGACAGCGCGATGGACGTCAGCCTCCTCCACTCGTGCGGCATCATACAGAACGCGCTCGGCAGTGACAAGGCCGTCGCCAAGCTGTTCAACTCGCTGTCGAAGGACATCACGCTCGACCCCGAGAGCAGCCTTGAGCAAGTGCACAAGCAG GTAAGTGAGTACTGCCAGAAGCCGTGGCACCAATGGAGGGCTAACCTCATGCACACCTACTTCACCAATCCATGGGCCATTCTCTCCGTCATCGCCGCAATCTTCCTCTTTGCCCTCACCATTGTTCAGACTATTTACGGTGTCTTAAGTTACATCAATCCTCCTGCTTAA
- the LOC121806642 gene encoding uncharacterized protein LOC121806642, with the protein MANCVWTSPHPTVAPPSADSRRSVRLCSLSFARTLRPSTRRIGIYCSSDAGGGQNQPETTGIQLYRDIERVLTETVKQSQADWGSSGNWSEIEGAWVLRPRNTKIMSIVHFIGGIFVGAAPQLTYRLFLERLADKGTLVIATPYASGFDHFLIAGEAQFKFERCMRSLKDTVEDVPSFGIGHSLGSVIHLLIGSRYAVQRSGNILMAFNNKEASLAVPLFSPVLVPMAQNFGPLLSQLVSSPTVRLGAEMTRKQFENLSPAILKQVLPLVEQLPPLYMDLANGREEFSPKPEETQRLVRSYYGISRNLLIKFKDDSIDETPRLAQILSAELAISSMLDMSIRSLPGDHGLPLQQVLPDVPPGMANAVNRGGELLANLTAGTPWEAVAKEVGNTFTPESNIFRSQNPKEVDLLVDVITSWMASNSGPRLLNS; encoded by the exons ATGGCGAACTGCGTATGGACCTCTCCTCATCCAACGGTTGCTCCGCCCTCCGCCGATTCCCGCCGTTCGGTGCGCCTCTGCAGCTTATCGTTTGCGCGTACTCTTCGCCCCTCCACCCGTCGTATCGGAATATATTGCAGTTCCGATGCCGGAGGCGGCCAGAATCAACCGGAAACAACTGGAATTCAGCTCTACAGAGACATCGAGAG AGTACTTACCGAAACTGTGAAGCAATCTCAAGCAGATTGGGGTAGTTCAGGAAATTGGAGTGAAATTGAG GGTGCATGGGTATTGAGACCAAGAAACACCAAGATAATGTCAATCGTACATTTTATTGGTGGCATATTCGTGGGTGCTGCTCCACAGCTTACTTACCGCTTGTTCTTGGAACGTCTTGCAGATAA GGGTACATTAGTAATTGCCACACCTTATGCCAGTGGTTTTGATCACTTCCTTATTGCTGGTGAAGCGCAGTTCAAATTTGAGAGGTGTATGCGGTCTCTCAAAGACACA GTTGAAGATGTACCTTCTTTTGGCATCGGTCATTCTCTGGGATCCGTCATTCATCTTCTGATAG GTTCAAGGTATGCTGTGCAGAGAagtggaaatatattaatggcCTTCAATAACAAG GAAGCGAGCTTAGCTGTTCCACTGTTTTCACCAGTCCTGGTGCCAATGGCCCAAAACTTTGGACCACTTTTGTCACAATTAGTGTCGTCACCAACTGTTCGCCTTGGG GCTGAGATGACAAGGAAACAGTTTGAGAACCTTAGCCCTGCCATTTTGAAGCAAGTTCTTCCTCTGGTTGAGCAACTCCCTCCACTGTACATGGACTTGGCCAATGGGAGGGAAGAATTTTCCCCGAAGCCAGAAGAAACTCAGCGATTG GTTAGATCTTACTATGGTATCTCAAGAAATCTATTGATAAAATTCAAAGACGACAGCATCGATGAAACTCCAAGACTTGCCCAGATCCTGAGTGCAGAATTGGCTATCAGTTCAATGTTGGATATGTCCATCCGCTCCTTACCTGGTGATCATGGCCTCCCATTACAACAG GTTTTGCCCGATGTTCCTCCCGGAATGGCAAATGCAGTGAACCGCGGAGGAGAGCTTTTGGCTAATTTAACAGCAGGAACACCATGGGAGGCGGTCGCGAAAGAGGTGGGTAATACATTCACTCCAGAATCGAATATTTTCCGGTCACAAAATCCCAAGGAAGTCGATCTACTTGTCGATGTCATTACCAGCTGGATGGCCTCCAACTCTGGCCCTAGGCTGCTAAACTCATAA
- the LOC121808341 gene encoding ABC transporter F family member 4-like, whose translation MQTRTRTSGMRIPAAAKPLEAAATPKKPKFKQPAPEPFESDSACSSPSASGFLIVPSQKISTEKKKSSASKVFSDDDVISLLNGLAAFWANGRNNRWAEFHQFVEGDLSNRYTKVQVSEKIRNLKKFDSNLERARLNGGRIDLADYHELAVFELSKGLWGDERGAGIESGVVQEKGGKGESVDGDGEVVEKDEGSNSRKKKSKSKKKKRNQMREEGEESDTKKKGVNGIVETDVGDGDGANADLHGEESKEMRNPEHGIGEVLEEGDEGDGANVVLPREESNDMSKPEHGNGEALEEGSESNGADVASEEGEVNDAAYTILSIRKLAEANGEGSMAEANGEGSKITRKVTEENGEGSMAETNVEGSKKIRKVAEANGEGNKKTRKVAEETDEGSMAETNGEGSKKTMKLAEATGEGSMAETNGEGSKKTMKLAEATGNGSMAEANGEGNKKMRKKKKKKRKQGDEHGSDGKKETVIEDVQVEENDGGNKKKEIVMEDVHVKGNEQGNKISSKRKQVDGNGERTKKARKTKLVDVCVEVLEGVKQVGEDEELMEEREQVDQHEQDKKSKKKKRVDGHDAKKDLAKQGKQVGEEEEEEELLKERKQVDEHERLGKKSKKLKRVDGHDVKKDLAKQGKQEEEEGLLKEGKQVGEHERKRKKSKKQKRIGGHDVKKDLAKEGKQEEEEEEGEEELLKEGKQVDEHGQQDQKSKKKKRVDRHNVKKDLGRLGKQVDEQSEEHDIPTKQTPVMEIGVDDFQSAYPLLCSPMVFFSSNITMKECVLIGREDAQKLEDKLRELKAEELRLELKKLDLMNRLGK comes from the coding sequence ATGCAAACAAGGACCCGTACAAGCGGTATGCGAATTCCGGCCGCCGCCAAGCCATTAGAGGCAGCGGCGACGCCGAAGAAACCCAAATTCAAACAGCCAGCACCCGAGCCCTTCGAAAGCGACTCCGCGTGCTCCTCTCCGTCCGCGTCGGGGTTCCTCATCGTGCCTTCGCAAAAGATCAGCacggagaagaagaagagctcCGCGTCCAAGGTGTTCAGCGACGACGACGTGATTTCGCTGCTGAACGGTCTCGCCGCTTTCTGGGCGAATGGGCGGAACAACAGGTGGGCGGAGTTTCACCAATTCGTCGAGGGAGATCTGTCGAATCGGTACACGAAGGTTCAGGTGTCGGAGAAAATTCGGAATTTGAAGAAGTTCGATTCCAATTTGGAGAGAGCGAGGTTGAATGGGGGCAGGATTGATTTGGCGGATTACCATGAATTGGCTGTGTTTGAGCTGTCGAAGGGGCTTTGGGGAGATGAGAGGGGTGCGGGAATTGAGAGCGGCGTTGTGCAGGAAAAGGGGGGAAAGGGTGAGTCTGTGGATGGGGATGGAGAGGTGGTTGAGAAGGATGAAGGAAGCAATAGCAGGAAGAAGAAGAGTAAgagtaagaagaagaagaggaatcAAATGCGTGAGGAAGGTGAAGAGAGTGATACAAAGAAGAAGGGGGTGAACGGGATTGTAGAAACGGACGTCGGTGATGGTGATGGAGCCAATGCGGATTTGCATGGTGAAGAGAGCAAGGAAATGAGGAATCCAGAGCACGGGATTGGAGAAGTGTTGGAAGAAGGAGACGAGGGTGATGGTGCCAATGTGGTATTGCCCAGAGAAGAAAGCAATGATATGAGCAAGCCGGAGCATGGGAATGGAGAAGCGTTGGAAGAAGGAAGCGAGAGCAATGGTGCCGATGTGGCATCGGAGGAAGGCGAGGTGAATGATGCAGCCTACACAATTCTCAGCATAAGGAAATTGGCCGAAGCAAATGGTGAAGGAAGCATGGCCGAAGCAAATGGTGAAGGAAGCAAGATAACGAGGAAAGTGACCGAAGAAAATGGTGAAGGAAGCATGGCTGAAACAAATGTTGAAGGAAGCAAGAAAATTAGGAAAGTGGCAGAAGCAAATGGTGAAGGAAACAAGAAAACAAGGAAAGTGGCTGAAGAAACTGATGAAGGAAGCATGGCTGAAACAAATGGTGAAGGAAGCAAGAAAACGATGAAACTGGCCGAAGCAACTGGTGAAGGAAGCATGGCTGAAACAAATGGTGAAGGAAGCAAGAAAACGATGAAACTGGCCGAAGCAACTGGTAATGGAAGCATGGCCGAAGCAAATGGTGAAGGAAACaagaaaatgaggaagaagaagaagaagaagaggaagcaAGGGGATGAGCATGGGAGTGATGGAAAGAAGGAAACAGTGATAGAAGATGTACAGGTGGAGGAGAATGATGGGGGAAACAAAAAGAAGGAAATAGTGATGGAAGATGTACATGTGAAGGGGAATGAACAGGGAAACAAGATATCTAGCAAACGGAAACAAGTAGATGGGAATGGTGAAAGAACCAAGAAGGCGAGGAAAACAAAACTAGTGGATGTGTGTGTTGAAGTTTTGGAAGGAGTTAAGCAAGTGGGTGAAGACGAAGAGTTAATGGAAGAAAGGGAACAAGTAGATCAACATGAACAAGATAAGAAATCTAAGAAGAAAAAACGAGTAGATGGACATGATGCAAAGAAAGATTTGGCTAAGCAAGGGAAGCAAgtgggagaagaagaagaagaagaagaattatTGAAAGAACGGAAACAAGTAGATGAGCATGAACGACTAGGCAAGAAATCTAAGAAGCTAAAACGAGTGGATGGCCATGATGTAAAGAAAGATTTGGCTAAACAAGGGAagcaagaggaagaagaagggtTATTGAAAGAAGGGAAACAAGTAGGTGAGCATGAACGAAAAAGGAAGAAATCTAAGAAGCAAAAACGAATTGGTGGACATGATGTAAAGAAAGATTTGGCTAAAGAAGGGAagcaagaagaagaggaagaagaaggagaagaagagtTATTGAAAGAAGGGAAACAAGTTGATGAGCATGGACAACAAGACCAGAAatctaagaagaaaaaaagagttGATAGACACAATGTAAAGAAAGATTTGGGTAGACTAGGGAAGCAAGTGGATGAGCAAAGTGAAGAACATGATATACCAACAAAACAAACACCGGTGATGGAGATTGGAGTGGATGATTTTCAGTCTGCATACCCACTCTTGTGTTCACCAATGGTTTTCTTTAGTTCCAATATTACCATGAAAGAATGTGTTTTGATTGGGCGAGAGGATGCGCAGAAGCTTGAAGATAAGTTGAGGGAACTCAAGGCTGAGGAGCTTCGCTTGGAGCTTAAAAAACTTGATCTGATGAATCGCCTAGGAAAATGA